AACCAAAACCAGAAAAAAAACTAAATAAAACATAAGAACCTAAATTGAAGGAGCAAAGAAAATATCTTAAGAAAATTGTGAATGGAATAATTGTAACATGCACCTTGAGAAGCTCCATTTCCTCTTTGGTTGGACAAAACTTAATGAGATTTTCTACTTGGTCAACATCTAAAATGGAATCATCCAATGCTAAAGCAGCACTCTGAGGTAACAGCTATAACATTAGGGTCACTTCCAAATCAATACAACCGATATGTTGAATATTTGTGCCTAGCTTGTTGACGGAAATCATGATAAAAGACAATAACTCAGTTTTTTATGCAAGCTTGTAAGAATGGATGATGTATGCCAGCATAAATAGTGCATGTATTTAGCTACTGAGTAGcattttttacaaaaaaatgcaTTAATATGAGCTCGAATCTGTACTGAAGAACATTTCTCTGCTTGCAATTTGCAACAAATTCATTATGTAAGAAATACTTGCTGTTGAACATTTATTACTGCACGGAATAAATTACTTTTTATCGGGAGATGGTAACAGATTTCAGTACCTACTGAAACAAAAAAGTAAAATTTGACCTATAAAATTCTCTGCAACCTTCTTTCTTTATCCCCTAAGACTAAAAGGTAGAACAAATTTCCATTAAATACTAATCGCATAAAGCCCATATATTAATGTTATATCAAAGATAAAGTACCAAAGTACATTTCATGCTTAGTGTGGTCAACAATTAATACATACAGACCCAGTGTAACCTTGAGTTAAGCTCTTGTCCAAAATGCATAATCAGATGTCTTGTGGTTAGAAGTAATGGATGGAAAATAATCAAGAGCAAGAGTGGTGCATCATGAAATTTGTATCAACAATATATTAAAAGAGCAAAAAAGGCAAAATAAATAAACATAACATAAGACTCCACCTTTAACGTACCATCAAATCAGGAAGTGGCATCTTGACTTTTGTCAGCATGATTTCAGTATTGTTGGCGCGCCTTAATTCAATCTATAAACAAAGTCGATACAAAGAGCTCATTAATTAAAAGATAAACAGAAGAAGAAATGTATGCGAGTGGCCTGAAATCACTGAACAAGCTCTCAATTTGTACTGTAATCAAGTCCAGAACATCAATTGGCCTAAGATAATGGCAAGGTCTAATTTTAGTTAGTTATGTTAAGCCAAGTTTTGACAAACAGAGAGGACTGATACGTATCACCCAATAAATACCACACATGGCCCATTGTCCAATTTTGGACCGTCCACATGTGATACAGGGTGTACTGCATGGTTTTCCTTTTATCCCAAAAGAGACCCctgatgcctctctctctctctctcatccacaTGTGATTCTCCTCGTGTGCCTGCTGTTGCGCAACTTGCATTCATATGCTGAGATAATCCCAAACAATGCCTAACGCACTTGCTGACAAGCTAAGCCCCTATCATGTGCCAGAAATATATGTATGAATCATTTAAAGAACTCAGGAAAAGTATCACATTGAATACTTATCCTTATATCAGATCCATCTCCATGGAAGAATAGTGCTGCATATTTCACCAAGAAACTGCCATCATACccataatttattaataaaagtgAGAATTTGGtataagaaagaaatattttaCTTAACACAAAGATTTAGAACCAAAAACTTTGTGGTTGTGTCCTTTGTTTATAATCAGACAGTAGAATTACAAAGTTCAAGCAACAGTGGCAAATTACTAACACAGAACATATATCATAGTTGACAAAAGATTGACACCTAAAAGATTAGGCCATTTGCAATTTCTACCTGTATTTTGCTCATGACAACGCCTAAATTTTGGACAAGCACTATAAGATTCAAGAGTTTGGCAAATAGTCGCCAAGGTCATTAAACCCCCAACCAAAACCCCCAAATGAAAATCCAGGTCTCATGTATTGGTTCACTGGTCTTGTTCATCCCACATAGCAATCTTAGGGGTATCCatcaagaaaaaagaagaggaagagaagcaggGGGTGGATGTGTCTACAGCCCCTGTCCAGTTGAAAAGAAATAAGGAGAAGAGGACAACACAAGACCATGAGTCTGGCATAATCAGACTCCATGCCCTCTATCACTGCCCTTCTGCATCAATTTTCACAGTGACATGATGCATGGAAGGAAACATGTTTCACTCTCTCATCACAGATTCCTTTGCTGTGAGGAGTTACAAGATCTGAATCCCATAGGTCATGTGCAGCTCTTCTGATTATACTATTTGATGAGAAGAAAAAGGAGCATAAGAGAAGAGTAGAAGAGTGaatgaagaggagaggagagatgaagaagacaaaaggagaaaaaagagaaacaaaaatattttcaaaatagcATTAAAAATAGATAATCCTGTTTTTggttttgaaatatatatatatatatatatatatatatatatatattacaattaaCATATATAAAAATGGACAAACAACTGAAAGCAAACCCAACCTAAAATGCTGACCCAATTAACACCCACCCTGATCCTATAAACCTGCACAGCTATCAGACCATATAACTAAACCGTGTACCATAGTAGACCATGACCCAAATAACTATTGTTTGACACTAAAAACTTGATTTACCAGTTCCTCTTTCTTTCTGCTCATAATACAaccaacatgcagtgtttaccaaATTCCTATGGCATTACCTAGTGAGTCAACAAGGTATCAGATCTAGAGCAAATTTTGCAAGGTAGAGGTCTCAGGTTCAAGTCCCATGGCATAAACATCATCTTTATTAAATCCTTTTCTTTGTCGACTTGATTTCATCCCACTTCTCCCATTTGTCTCCATGTGCCCCAATGAATTGATGCTTCTTTTTTTGTGTATGTTTAGATGGAGAAGCATTACAGTGGACAACGACAAGTTGAACAAGCAACTGAAAAACTATAAATGAACAATGAAAAACTTTCCGTCTCTTAAAGTGTAATATTCAGGTTTCAGATAACAGTGACTTACTAAGTGAACTTTATCAGATTTTGATCCAAGAGATTTGCGACGCCCGTCAGATTTAGAGCTATCATCTTTTTTAGGGACCACTGCAGAGAAGAGGCTTTCAAGTTCTGACACATCAAATTCTGAAGCACTGCATATATATGATTAAATAGAATGAGGAAGAATATCCAAAATAAAAGCAACTATAGAAAAGATGAATGttacaagaaaaatataaaacTTGTGCACTTAAATACCTTAAAGCATCACCAGATCTCTGTAGTTCAGCCCATAAGCTTCCTTGAACAGCTCTTGTTACTTTCACCCAATGCAGCGGCTTCAACAATGACCTACGCGGTGCCAAATTTGATGAATTTAAGGCTGCAGAACGTGTAAgtccacgtcctcttgccccatttgGCGATAATCCTCTAGCGTCAGCTTGAGAACTGgatggaggaggtggtggagcacCAGGTGCTCTAGGTGGGGCTGGTGGAGGAGGTGTACGTGCTCcaggaggaggcggtggaggaggtGTACGTCCTCCAGGAGGAGGCGGTGGCGGAGGGGCACTACCACGTGGACCTGGAGGAGGGGGTGGAGGAGGAGCACTACCACGTGGACCTGGAGGAGGGGGTGGAAGTGGGACATTACCTCGTGACCcaggaggaggcggtggaggagggGCACCACCACGTAGAACTGGAGGAGGCGGTGGTGGTGGGGCATTGACTCGTGAgccaggaggaggtggaggacctggcggaggtggtggaggaggagcacCACTACGTGGGCCAAGATGCAgtggtggaggtggtggaggaggagcacCACTACATGGACCAggtacaggaggaggaggaggaggtggtggtggaggtgttGTACCACCATATAGgccaggaggaggaggtggtggagggggTGGAGATGGAGTTCCACGAACTGAAGGAGGTGGTGAGGTGGTGGCACCATTGGGAAACTTTGATGAACTTGAGTAAGGcataggaggtggtggtggaggaggaggtacTGATGGAGGACTTTTAACAGAAGCCCTTGGCaatggaggaggtggaggaggaggaggaaccaaTGGTTTTCCTCCGCGATTTGGTGGCAGTGatggcggtggtggtggaggaggggcacatgatgtatttctcataggaggtggtggtggaggtggaggtgagcTTCTAACTGAAGTTCCTAAAAACATGATAGAAGGTGGTGacagaggagggggaggaggtggtggtggtggtgacaaTGGTGAAGAATCAGTGGATGTTCTTGCTGTCATAGGTTGAGAAGGAGGAATTTTAGACACTAAACCTTCGAgccgtggaggaagaggaggcggtggagggGGACCTCTACTAGATGCTCCTGAGGGCAAAGATGGTGGTGGCATGGATGGAGGTGAGGAAGGTGATGCATACAAGTCAATTTTATTGCGTGGAGGAGGTGGTGGCGGaggtggaggaggtggtggaggagccTTTACAGTGGCTTTGGTTTGTGAAGCTGAAGTTTGGGAAGGCTGCAGAAATGAACTATATAAGACTCCAGATGaggaaggtggtggtggtggtggtggtggggctgGCGGGGTTGGTGGTAATAAATGATGTGTGGAGTAAGCAGATGTGGCTTTAGCTCCTCCGATCTTcaacggtggtggtggtggtgcaggAGGAGGGTTAAAATGGCCATTAGCAAAATATGAACTTGTTGGAGTACTAATAGAAAGGGGTggaggtgggggtgggggtgggggtgggggtggggtgggggtaTTATGAGCTTGCAACTTAGGAGGGGTTGAATGCTCGCCACAAGCAGGTGGAGGTACCACCAAAGCAGATAGAGGTGCTTCCTCAATTGGAGATAACACATGACATATAGAAGATTGAACTGACAACTGCAGGGAAGATGCAGCTTTATCTGCACAAGCTGGAGTTTCAGACACCACTGCAACTTTACCACTTATATAACCTTGATAAGCTGCAGAAATGGCTAGAGCAGCTGGTGCACTGTTATACCTGGATGGAGGGTGAGAAGGCAAATGCACTGAAGTAGCATCAGAGTCTTTTCCTGGTGAGATCCACCTAGCAACTGTCTTTGCCTGTCTCGAGCTTTGTTGATCTGCTGCAGATTCCTGCTGTTTAACCATTGTCTTAGATACTAGGGAATCAGGTCGTTTTGTGCCTGATGATGGTTTCTCTGGCATGGTATACGAAGATATTTCTAGAGTCTGCTTCTCTTCACCATTTCCAAATTTCTGATTGAGAATTTTGGGCTGTGTCttgctttgagcaacaactttgtCTGGCTCCCTTTTGCACTCCAGTTTAACTTCTTGTGATATACCCTGGTTTCCTTGATTGTGACCCTTGTCAAGCAGAGTTTTCCTGGTAGTAATATTCTCttgattgaaccttgactttatTTTTTCAGGTCTGTTGTCAGCATCATGTGTCGAAGTCAAAATTTGTGTCTTGCAAGTCTTGGTACATGAGGTCATTGTCTTCTCAGAGGCCAGGCCAGATGCATCTTGCTCAATATTGTATGTTTCAGCTATATTCTTCTCTTCAACATCAAGTGCAATAATGTCCTTCACTTCATGTTGAGAGTTGCTGACCTCTACTATATTCTTCTCCTCACAAGTAACTGTGTAATCCATATACTCTTTGCTGATAATCTTGCCAGTACTACTGCAAGCAATGGGAGGAAATTTGGTCATTGTTTCTTCTGTCACACCTGGAATTCTCAATGCACTTTCACTATAATGTTCGACTTTATCTTGATAGGTGCTACTGTGGGTCTCTCTTTCAGGAAGATGTTTGGCCAGACTGGGAATTTCACCAATATAATTAGATCTTGTTTCAGAAATGTTCTCTGAGCCATGTTTATAGTCACCATTTTCCCATTTTCTTTCAGTTGTATCTGGAGCTTCTGTATCAACAAAATTATGTGTCATATTCACCAAACCTGTAACAGTCTCAGTCTCCTGCTTAAGATTGTTAATCTTCATTAGATCGTTTTCTTCACCCAGTGAAGTAGCAGTTCCTTTTTTGTCCTGTTGCAATGTGCTGCATTCTATCATTTTCTTCTCTTCGATCTGAACCATACATTCTGAAGTGACTGATTTCACCATTACAAATTCATCATCATGCTCACATTTGTCAGATTCAGAACTAGTCTTAGCTGGACCATGCATGCTACAGGTTTCTATCATGATATATTTGCCATCTGTTTCTGTCAACTTTTGGGAAACCCTTGTCTCTGAATCCTCTTCAGCTTTGCTTGTCTCAAACCTACTCCTTGCTTCACCAGTCAAATTACAGATTTCCACTATTGAACTCCCATCATCAACGGATGTTGCATTTCTAAATGTAGTAGCTTCAGTATCTCGATTCACATTTTGCCAGTCAGCATTGGTAAATATCTCTTCAGCCTCAAAAAACTCCTCTGTCTCTGTGAAAGCACCTTCTGTTTCATCACCATCTTCAATCAGCGATTCCGTGCTTGAATCAGATTCAAAAGCATCAAATTCTGAAAATATTACCTGGTTCATGCATAACGTGTGTTTAAATTCAAAATCCTGCGAGGTAGAAATGGACAAACTAGGGAAAAATAGGCACCTACCTCAGCTTTGAAATCTCTAGAAAAATGAACCTTCGTATTCCACACAACGTCAATTTCCTCACGAGACAGCATCAGAATATTAGATTGGATAAAGGCTGTATTGAACATAACCCTGAACATTATCTCCTCATGTTCCAGATCTTTATCCAGATGGATGCATTCAACAACTACATCTCCTTGCACACGACAACGAGTATTTAATTTTACTGGTGCAGCCTCCGCCTGCAGTGAGAGTCCAACACCCAGTAAATTCGAAGAGCAATGTCGTTGAGATGGAAGAAATGAGTATTACCTGTTTGTAGTGCCGAACATGCTTCTTGGTCTTAGGTGTTGCAAAAAGAATCTTCGCGTTCCTACTATTGGGAACCAATGGGTCTTGACCATAAATGCGAATCATCGGCCTGCAACCTCCTTCTCCATCAAAATTAGGTATGACCCTAAGAATCAAGCGATTCAAAATTAGGGGCATATCttttggaggccattctggtgcaTTTCCTCCTCTAGATATGTACTGAAGATATCTTTGGTGAGATGGTTGTGGGTTTAAGGGCGACAAAACATGGAGTAGCTCCTTAGGGGCTTGTTTATACACCATTTCAAGAGTCTTTTGCTCACCAGTGTACTGTTTTCTATAAAGAAGTAAGCCAGCAAGCATGAAGGCTAGCATGGGCCAGCCTCCTCTCTCACAGTGCATCAACAACACATTTTGTTGCCCTTCCAATGACAGCCAGCTCTCACTCGACTTCAAGAAGTGGTGGATCATCTCCAAAGGAAGCAAAGGACATCCTTCATACTGTAGGGGATAGTCCATGACCGTCATACCATACTCAGTTAAAATATCTGAAATTTGGCTCCTTTGATCCCCCTCTCTAAAATTAAATACCATGAAGGAAGCATCTGGAAAATAATCCTGCAGTTGAGAGACTATGCCATTCATGTAGACCTTGTAGGCATCTTCACCAAGAGTTTCCGTTGAGAAGCAGCAGTCGAACACTACAACACAGCCATTCAAAAATCTCAGCACGTAttcataaagataaaaaaaaatacactTCGAAACTTTGATCTTTTCGAAAGAGTAATCAAGAAACTGAAGAGAAGGGTGTATAACAAGATAAAAAGGATTGAGAAGGCCACGCTAATTGCAAAACCAACATAAGACTATAACGCCCAAAAGGAAATCCAGTACTAACTAAAAAAACTTTGGAGTTTGATATTTCAATGACTTTGCAGCATTTTGTTTTCTAAGATCAAATTAGTAAGTTTTATCAATTTAAAAATCCTCTAGAGTACGATGGCTAAAAGCGCAGTACATTTTAATTCTCCGGAATGATTCAACTGTCTTCAAGAGCTTCTGCCTTTGCCgaggggaaagaagtagctgaagAGTATTACGCCCAAAACGTCCGACAATCAGCCATATCAAACAAATTCAAGAACCGAATGCTAATCGAAATCTCAAATTGTGAAGCAAACCCGCCAGATTCCTCAAATTACCCCTCAAAAACCAATCAACCCGCAAAACCCACTAATTTCCTAAAGATGAATTATACTTTTAGGTCAAGGGAAAGAGGATATACCATAGACTCTTTCCGAAATCTCCAACAGCCGATCCGGCGGCTTCCGGTAGAAGAGCCTCCTGAACAACGCCATCCGCCGGCGCTGCCACCGGCAGCCAACGCTGCTCCCCCCGTCGGATCCAAACCCGAGACCTCGACCACCAACCGATCAATTCAATCGCCCGCTCCACCTCACCGCGACCGGAAATCCGATCGCGGCCGCGAGCTACCCCTCCGATCGAGCAGCTCTTCCAGGGGCGAGATCGTTGTCGAGATCGGTCGATCGCGAGGGTTTCGCCCTCACCACTACAGGGAAAAGCGAGAACAAAGAATAATCAGAGACCGACTCCTTTGGGTTTTCTTCCGCCCCcttttctttttcgttttttaCTGTTTTGAAGACGGACGAAGCTGCAGTTGTAGTCTGGGAGGGGAACGGGGTTTTGTGCCGTAGCTCGGCGTCACGGGACGAGTGGTAGATGAATGGTCAGGATCCGCGTCGACGGCGCATCGGACGGTGGATATCGCGGTTGAGTTGGGAACTTCCCGACGTAGGAGACTGCGACGGACACGTGCCGGTGAGTTAGCGAAAAATAAAAAGGCCCTTCGGACAAGTCGACCATTAGATTATGCGGAGTGATGTACTGCGGGCGTAAAAGTCGGCCAAACGAATCATGCGCTGTCTTAACGGGTCTTTATTTAGACGGTAGCGGATCGGATTATTTAATCACGATTGATCTTCGCACATCGATGAATCCTTATTATGTACACGTTTATTCTGATTGGATCATGCCGTGCGCATCTTCCATTAGAGGAAACCGCCCCCGGCAAATCATGATCCGGTCATCAAGATTTATCCATCCCAACAAGGAACTGTGTGTGTCGCTCAGACTGGTTGAATCACCCGTGAAGGATTCCGCAGGTGGTGTACGCCCCGGTGGAGGGCCACGTGAACGTGGTCACACATCACGCTCGACAACTTTGCCATCGGTGATACGGTAATGCTATACTCGACGGAGGATACTTACGTGGGAACCGTCCTTGTCATTCATCGGATGACTTGGACCGTCTCCAAAACATGATGGCTCACGCATCACGTCAGACGTGGCCACGTCATCATCCCCTTTACAAAACCCGGGGTGACTCACCCCTGCTTGGAAGGGAACTATAACGATCATTTATTTGTGGGTGCTGAAGGGGACAAGTCTTCTTTGTCGAAGGCAACAACGCCACACATCATGAGATATCAGAGTGCGCGCCAAACCATCATAGATGTCGAGAACTGAATCATTTCGGTCGCCAAATGTTGTATTGTGGGACGATCATAAATGGTTTCACCACAAGTATTTTGATGTAGCAATGCTTTAGGAATCGTGCTCCGTGAATCTCAATCCCCAACCGTTCACATCAGAAGTCTGTTGTGAGTCGTATCCAACATGTGCTCACATCATGCCGCGATCTCTTTTAGGTGGGAAGACATGATCGCCTTGTTCCTGAGTCGATGACAAGTGGCCATATGCACGTGATAAAGTTGCAGGAACCGCTAAAGATCGATATTGCCGTTCTTCTGCTTTCTTCATGGAGATGGGAGCTCATCGCGTCTGATGTTGCTTTGAGATTCGCGAATCATGAACTTGATCTATGTCTGCGAATTTTAAAGCTTATCCGTCGGAGGCCAAACAAAATCATTTACGGGGTGCGTGTTAGGGGGATATGGGCCTTAACTGGGATGGGCTGCTTTGGGGGTTCACCAAAGCCGACACTAGTCAGATTAGAGCCTTTTATTGCCCAAAGATTTGTTGACTTGTAGTCAATAAATTTCTAATTagggaaaaaaaatatatcatagaaATGTGAGAagattcaattgaagtattgatCTCATTATCCTGCAAGTCACATGGTTTTGTGAAAAGGAAGAGGCCAATGGCGCCAAGTACGGAAGCAGCATTACGTTTGGGAAAGCAGACAATGGTTCTTGTCGAGGTAGCAACAGGGGATATTCCCTACAATTTTGAATCGCCAGGCTCGATT
This DNA window, taken from Musa acuminata AAA Group cultivar baxijiao chromosome BXJ3-7, Cavendish_Baxijiao_AAA, whole genome shotgun sequence, encodes the following:
- the LOC135643649 gene encoding formin-like protein 5 codes for the protein MALFRRLFYRKPPDRLLEISERVYVFDCCFSTETLGEDAYKVYMNGIVSQLQDYFPDASFMVFNFREGDQRSQISDILTEYGMTVMDYPLQYEGCPLLPLEMIHHFLKSSESWLSLEGQQNVLLMHCERGGWPMLAFMLAGLLLYRKQYTGEQKTLEMVYKQAPKELLHVLSPLNPQPSHQRYLQYISRGGNAPEWPPKDMPLILNRLILRVIPNFDGEGGCRPMIRIYGQDPLVPNSRNAKILFATPKTKKHVRHYKQAEAAPVKLNTRCRVQGDVVVECIHLDKDLEHEEIMFRVMFNTAFIQSNILMLSREEIDVVWNTKVHFSRDFKAEVIFSEFDAFESDSSTESLIEDGDETEGAFTETEEFFEAEEIFTNADWQNVNRDTEATTFRNATSVDDGSSIVEICNLTGEARSRFETSKAEEDSETRVSQKLTETDGKYIMIETCSMHGPAKTSSESDKCEHDDEFVMVKSVTSECMVQIEEKKMIECSTLQQDKKGTATSLGEENDLMKINNLKQETETVTGLVNMTHNFVDTEAPDTTERKWENGDYKHGSENISETRSNYIGEIPSLAKHLPERETHSSTYQDKVEHYSESALRIPGVTEETMTKFPPIACSSTGKIISKEYMDYTVTCEEKNIVEVSNSQHEVKDIIALDVEEKNIAETYNIEQDASGLASEKTMTSCTKTCKTQILTSTHDADNRPEKIKSRFNQENITTRKTLLDKGHNQGNQGISQEVKLECKREPDKVVAQSKTQPKILNQKFGNGEEKQTLEISSYTMPEKPSSGTKRPDSLVSKTMVKQQESAADQQSSRQAKTVARWISPGKDSDATSVHLPSHPPSRYNSAPAALAISAAYQGYISGKVAVVSETPACADKAASSLQLSVQSSICHVLSPIEEAPLSALVVPPPACGEHSTPPKLQAHNTPTPPPPPPPPPPPPLSISTPTSSYFANGHFNPPPAPPPPPLKIGGAKATSAYSTHHLLPPTPPAPPPPPPPPSSSGVLYSSFLQPSQTSASQTKATVKAPPPPPPPPPPPPPRNKIDLYASPSSPPSMPPPSLPSGASSRGPPPPPPLPPRLEGLVSKIPPSQPMTARTSTDSSPLSPPPPPPPPPLSPPSIMFLGTSVRSSPPPPPPPPMRNTSCAPPPPPPPSLPPNRGGKPLVPPPPPPPPLPRASVKSPPSVPPPPPPPPMPYSSSSKFPNGATTSPPPSVRGTPSPPPPPPPPPGLYGGTTPPPPPPPPPPVPGPCSGAPPPPPPPLHLGPRSGAPPPPPPPGPPPPPGSRVNAPPPPPPPVLRGGAPPPPPPPGSRGNVPLPPPPPGPRGSAPPPPPPPGPRGSAPPPPPPPGGRTPPPPPPPGARTPPPPAPPRAPGAPPPPPSSSQADARGLSPNGARGRGLTRSAALNSSNLAPRRSLLKPLHWVKVTRAVQGSLWAELQRSGDALSASEFDVSELESLFSAVVPKKDDSSKSDGRRKSLGSKSDKVHLIELRRANNTEIMLTKVKMPLPDLMSAALALDDSILDVDQVENLIKFCPTKEEMELLKGYTGDKEKLGKCEQYFLELMKVPRVESKLRVFSFKIQFVSQVSDLRKSLNTIDSACEQIRNSIKLKEIMKKILFLGNTLNQGTARGSAIGFRLDSILKLTDTRATNNKMTLMHYLCKVLALRSPHLLDFYEDLTSLEAASKIQLKSLAEEMQAIVKGLEKVELELNASEKDGPVSEIFRKTLKEFVVVAGADVQSLTTLYKEVGKNADALAIYFGEDPARCPFEQVISTLLNFVLMFRRAHQENCKQAELEKKKAEKEREMEKSKASTPSSKNDSKETSLSQQLLEAKTRTEYTNRREKDVR